The genomic DNA GCGGCACGTCCCAGAACGAAGTGATGGGCGTGGCGATTGCAATTGACCACGCCCTTCGCTGCTCAGGGTCGTGTCATCCTGCGATCAACAGCTTTCTGTTTCAATCGTTTACTACCGGTTCAATAATCACTCATTACGTTTGACTCGGATGAACCCATTCTGTGGTGCCGTCGGACCAGTGTTCCTGTTTCCATATGGGGACAGATTTTTTGATTTCATCCATGAGAAATTGAGCAGCTGCAAACGAGTCGGCTCGATGCGGAGAACTAACGGCTATCGCGACAGCCGTTTCACCAAGTGCTAATGGTCCCAACCGATGGATGATACCGATGTGCTTGACGTTCCATTGCTGGCGAGCCTGTTCGATCAGCTTGTGGATCTCACTGATGGCCATTTCATGATAGGCCTCATAGGTCAGGGAATCGGTCTGTTTTCCATTTGTGAATTCACGGACAGTTCCCAGAAACAGAACAGATGCTCCACAGGAGTGGTCCTGGACTGAGTTCAACAGTTCGCTGTGGTCGATTGGTGATTCTGTCAGTTCGATCCGGAGGGATCCTGTT from Rubinisphaera italica includes the following:
- a CDS encoding molybdenum cofactor biosynthesis protein MoaE translates to MKKTSHQKFESDETGSLRIELTESPIDHSELLNSVQDHSCGASVLFLGTVREFTNGKQTDSLTYEAYHEMAISEIHKLIEQARQQWNVKHIGIIHRLGPLALGETAVAIAVSSPHRADSFAAAQFLMDEIKKSVPIWKQEHWSDGTTEWVHPSQT